The Malus domestica chromosome 13, GDT2T_hap1 genome includes a window with the following:
- the LOC139190781 gene encoding uncharacterized protein, which yields MDAVLSVVDPAKPEVVDLRDIRITKKLRGTVDDTETVKGLVFDKKASYAAGGPTRMKNAKIAVIQFQTMTSKKKTKYVVVEDDDNDMANKELLSVEKLFGNQSCKKLYQKLQTTKFKRKVRIVRDVSIFVLGTRSADLRLHYGISICILPTYNCCECFEVLRSMRDVQVAIGNSNIVVQVAMIGNSNIVVAMIGNFDIVVQVAIGNSDIVVHVAIIGNSDIVVQVAMGNSDTIVQVAMIGNFDIVIHVAMGNSNTVVQVASGNFDSCVIID from the exons ATGGACGCTGTGCTCTCTGTGGTGGACCCCGCGAAGCCAGAGGTGGTGGACCTAAGAGATATCAGGATCACGAAGAAACTTAGAGGAACCGTGGATGATACTGAGACGGTGAAGGGACTTGTTTTCGATAAGAAGGCGAGCTACGCTGCTGGTGGGCCGACGAGGATGAAGAACGCCAAGATTGCTGTGATTCAGTTCCAGACTATGACGAGCAAGAAGAAGACTAAGTACGTGGTGGTGGAAGACGATGACAATGACATGGCAAATAAAGAACTACTGTCGGTGGAGAAGTTGTTCGGGAATCAATCATGCAAGAAGCTTTATCAAAAGCTACAGAccaccaaattcaaaagaaag GTGAGGAtcgttcgtgatgtctcgatattcgtgctagggactcgtagcgcggacctcag attgcattatggcatatccatatgcatattacctacatataattgttgtgaatgctttgaagtgctaAGGTCAATGCGGGACgtgcag gttgcaataggcaactccaacattgtcgtacaagttgcaatGATAGGCAACTCCAACATTGTT GTTGCAATGATAGGCAACTTcgacattgtcgtacaggttgcaataggcaactccgacattgtcgtacatgttgcaattataggcaactctgacattgtcgtacaagttgcaatgggcaactccgacactatcgtacaggttgcaatgatAGGCAACTTCGACATTGTCATACATGTTGCAATGGGCAACTCTaacactgtcgtacaggttgcatcaGGCAACTTCGACTCAtgtgttatcatagattga